GTAGAAGTAGCCATTGGACGACCACTTGGCCACCACTCGCAGTCCCACAAAGCTACCCCCGGCTGAGCTCGCCTCCTCTGGGGACGAGCGGAGGGAGTTGGAGTGGCACGGGACCTCGTCGTCTGTGGGGGTGACGGGGACGTGCGGGGTCGGTATGTAAGGTTCGTCCTCGGAGGAGGACAGGGGCTGACCTTGAGCGCCGAGCCGCGGCTGTGCGCGAGCACCTCCTCCCCTGTAAGAGCCACAACATTTGCTCAAACCAAAGCGCATGCTACAACTAACAATGGAAATGAATAGCTACCATGGAGAACGTGAGTGAGAAGAAGTGTCAAGCAGGTAAAGCAGGTGAGTGTGTTAACATGCAAGGTGAGCCTCTGGGAGGACTGACCTGGTGGCTCGGCCACGTTTAGCCCGTCCTCTGGGAGGGTTCGAAACTAACGCCCCGGAGTCGGGGGTACCTGTGTCCTTTGTGACCACTGGCCCTGCCCTTTGACCCCTATTGCCCCTCTGTTTGTGCCCGCCTCCCCTTTTGGGACTGCTGACACACAGAGGGGAGAAATGGAGACAGTCAGGTTGCACGCCGGCACCGATCTGAGGTTACTCAAATAATGAGTGACTCCAGATTGATGTCTGGGAGCACCTGATAAAGGCATGACCAGTGAATCACTGAGAGATTAGGGTGTTAGTCAAAGAAGGTGAAGGAGTGCCACAGGAAAAGAAAAGGGAGTGCTTTCACCGAAAACGTACTATGAAAGAGGGTCCCCATGCACAAGCTAGGGATGAAGTACCTGGCGGATTTTGCATTTCTGCTGGCTGGCATGATAAACTCTGGCCTGGACAGACCAGTGGTGGAACCGCTCGCTCCCCCAGAACTTTGTTGCAGGCTGGAGGCCTTGGACGACAAAGAGCTGATATCACCGAAGTCGCCAGAGGTTAGGGAATTGGCTGTGCGGCACGGGGAGATGTCATTTTCCAACACCTGACAGTCCACCACTGGGTCCTCGCTCTCCTAATCACAAGGACAATACACTCACTTTCAATTTCAATTGAGATAATCGACATTTAAATGTGGTTAAATGGTTTAGGGGCGTGACGATATCTCGATACGGCGATACGTCACGATATTTTGTCTCACGGTGGGTTATCGATATGCCTACGCCAAGTATCGATACAGGCTCtaaaacggctccattgtttcttattgagcaatttacttggcgggccgctagggCGAACGCCTcttaagagtggcggggaaacgtGCGGAAGTCTTCAGGCTAAGAAGACTCAAGTTAACAAAACGCCGGCTGGATACAAGTCAAAGATGTGGATATTGATAGTGTGGAACCGATACATTGCAGATTTTATCATATAGAAGAGAGAAAAGAAGGACTTGGGTATATGCAAGAACTGTCTCACAATAGTTACACTGGAAACATGACGAATTTACTCAAATGCCTTCTTGCCattcaactttttaaaaaaaacatttaattaatttactgGAACTGCGTCATGAACGACTGACATGAAACAATCATGCCACTTAGGGGCTGAAAAATTCTATGTAcattaacatccatccattctctgagCTGTTTATCCTCAATCAAACTGCATCTATactatatagcacttttcatatGATAAAGTACTTTACAGTGATAAAACCAGTCAATGCTTAAAAATCATTTAGTatttagtcttcaattaaccaatcatgcatgtttttgcaaTGTGTGAGGAAACCAGAAGCTTGAACAAACCCCcacaagcacggggagaacatgcaaactccacacaagacGGTCAGGGCAGAGATTCAAAGCCCCAACCTCCGAATGTTGAGGTAGACTCAGAAACCATTCatccacattattattattatttttttttaattattacttatatatatttttttatccccttttatttatttaactattttaatctatattgtcttgtagctttgtttttatgtatttattttttctatcgtgtttaactgttttcttttagtgtttaaatgtttttatttggtagttattaaatttttagctccagtgttttctcatgggggagcctccacagtgagagtgatgcttggtcttcatccatctcactgtggatgaactcctcctgggtgcctttccttacagggtacttctgtgccccgccatgttgtggttttcatgtgtttgttgggttttgggtgtgtctgtgggtacgatcatggggatgggggggctttctctttcttttattttattgtattatggatgtccagcactttgagttgcattttaaatgcatgaaaggtgctatataaataaagttgattgattgattgattgattgattgattgagagcTGAAGCGATTTGCAGAGGACTTTGGGCAAAAGAAAAACGATACCCTacactggtcgccagtcaatcacagcacACATATGGAGCCACATTCACATTCAGTCTGTCACTGAGTGGAAACTGAACTCGCGTTGCCTTCAAAAAAGTGAGCTCAGTGTACTACTACTTCACCATCATAGCAATACTGACATGCTAAATTTCCATGTCGGTGAACAAAAAGAGCCCCTCATTTACCTCAGTGACCTTGCGATCCACTTCTTTGCCATCTTCATAATAAACATCTGTAATGATCCGTGTGATGGTGGTCCGTACTTCCTGGATGGTGCGCATGTGTCTGCGGTGGGATGGGCCTGACCTTCTTCGAAAAGATGGGGTCTCTGTTTCGCCCTTTTAGATGAAAATGATCTATTTCATTAGATTGAAAGATGATTCTTCATTaagagacaaaaacaaatgtacacACCTTGCCAGCTGGTGAGCATGGCATTGTTGTACAAGAGCTGGCTTTCTGGGCAGCTGCATGCTGACAAACAGGAAATACAAGTTTGTTGAAAATGCAACacaaaatatcaatattatataatattttagCGATAtagattgtattttttaaaaacatgcatcTAGCTATCTAGTCATCCAttggcagaagcctgataaaaTTATTGAGGTCATTTTAATAGTTAACTCAAAGTAGTCACACGTGACTAATTTAACGTACGTGGGCTCTGAACCAAACAAGGTCTTATTAATAAATCATGAAAGTATAAACAATGACTGAAGAACCTTGTCAGCTGGGCTAGCAGCTCTACTGTTGTCCAAGGTGTGCTGGGAGATGTCCTTCTGGTTTGGGCCGGACAGCTCTGGTTCTTGGATCTCTTCAAGTTGCTCGGCTTCCGTTACTTTTGCAGCCTCCTGTGGCACTGCCAACACTTCTACTTGTAAAGCCTCCGATTGGCTATTAGGCAGGCTGCTACATCCTAGTGATGaagtctgtgaacatctttgtGGTGAGGTGAACAGCTCTCCCCTGCagaagttttttaaaaaaatgtagagaACCTTGGAGATAAAAGTGTTGGATTACGACTTACAGTATGTCTGTACTCTGTAGTAGTACATTTTTGGCTGAACACATAACATTTTGGCTAAGAAACAAACCAACTACTTAATAATggatacaacaaaacaaaattaatagtTTTCATGTGCCTCAGTCAGAGCTTAGATCTAATTAAATTCAAACGTCGGGTGACCTACAAGTATGTGCACAAGTGCTATACTCACTTTTCAAAACTGCTAAAAGTACATGCCATGCTAAGAAGACTGCTCACCAACTCACCTCCTCACAGCACTTCTTTTCAATTGACTTGCACAGCTGACAATTCACACCATTTAAAATAGCTtcgaaattatttatttttcacacaaaaaaaaggtattgTACTTGAACACACTAGCGCATAAAATAACCATATGCCCAACAGCCTGAAAAGCTAAAAGTAGGTCTCTCATTCCTTATTCCATACACATACAAAAAGGTGACCCATATATGACAAACAGCAAGTGAACGCAACAACTCGTAGTCAAATAGACATCCAATTTTGATCTGGCATCGAATAAAGATTAAAACTAGCTAAAAGTTCAAATAAATTTTTCCGGAGCTGCCCCCTTTTTTGTAACCCCGGGATTACactgcatgcgtgtgcgttgcgtcacCACACCGCTGtatcttgactgcgtgctccggacacgTCAATTTTTTGGACAACATTTACCAGttgcgcacagctgcggtccggcagctccgtctcCGACAACTttccgccgtgtctcgcgtgatcgCGCGCGATAAtgttgcattaaaaacaacgacaaacacacagaaagtctatGCTCAACAGAGAAGGAGAAAGAGGACTGACTTCCTTTTATTGAACTCACGACCACTCCCATAGCTTCTGCTATGACGTTCCATGCAGCACACTTTTTTtaagttgtccttataaaaataatgtgctgtgtcatatataattttgttgttttccacCTCGATTATAAAATCTCTCCTTgttgagtattttattctgatagGTAAccggaatttttattttgagactgcgtcggtcttcctgtcccgctccaTGAGTTCTGTGGTAGTTCGCCATTTGACGGATGTCGACGGATGCGTCGTCtagtaaaaaacagaaaataggtCCATCCGTGCGGCCAGCTCTGGCCACAGTCGATCCGCAATGCACACGCAGCCGGTGTAATgcggtgtaatcccggggtcaagcgctttgtgacagctaaggctgtttgaaagcgctatataaataaagatgacttgaccttttGCCAAGTGCTTCTAAATGCTTTATGAAGAACCGTCTGTACTCACCCCATCAACAGACATAATCCTGCTTCACTTGGTTCTCAGTCCGTGCATTTTTACATGTCATTGTGCACTCTCCGAAAGGTGGGCGCACGTCACTGACGGCAACTGACGATTATCGGAAGAAACCAGCTCTGAATATTTCCTTTAGCAGCTTAGATTAATTTTTCCTAACCACTTTAGCTTGATCTCTTTACCATGGAAACAACTTGGCAAACATTTCCTCAAAGCTAAATGGAAGCAAAGCCGTATTTGCGAGCCCAGTATATCAATTAGAAGTTTAGTTTAGAAGTCAATCTTTGCGCTCTTACCAATGACATTTACTTTGACAATTACGCACATAGAAACAGAGGCTCACCTGACAGGTGTGTTGTTGCCTCCAGGCCGATGAATATCTTCATCCTCTGCCTCCTGCTGTCTGTGCACTTGCCTAACAAGAGTGAACACTGACGGACTGCAGGGAAAGAaaacattattgttgtttttgttttcacaaaaaTGTGAGTTACCCATTTGGGTGGTTCTCAGAAAACATGGCCCAAGCTGACCCACTTTGagagtcaatattttttttctctattcaTAATCAATCACCAGGTTTCATTGCTTACAATATTGCACAATATTGTATACAAAAGACAAAAGTAACCTAAGTTTTGTGCTGTTATTCACATGTGAATGTATTTTGAGCAGTGAAAAATTGCCCTCATGACCACTTCCTGTTCGTCGCATGCCAACACATCCATGTAATTAAGAGGTCTTTATACCCTTAAATTACAtcactctaacaaaaaaaaacttgcagaaTGTCAATACAACAATACTGTTTGAATAGAGTTCCAACGCTGTCTATAATGTGACAAGACTcggcagaaaaaaagaaatccggttatgttattttcattttgtatccACAAGGTACCTCGGGCGATTTGcaactgtactgtatacttCATTCACGACTTGAACCAGAAGTTGACAAATATTCTACAACTGAGTAAGCGACAATATTGAGTAACAATTGAGTAAGCGCTGTCCATTAATTGGTGACCACcaacaaataaaatagattgataaattatttttttttacatgctaaTTGGATGAAGTCTTTCTTTAGTGTATTCTCGGGCGAGTCAGCAGGATTTGAAAAGTGCACAGTTCAGCTGCAGGAATTTCGTAATTTGCGAAGCAAACAATAAATTGTGGCATCCATGTGATACTCAAATGTAACAATATGGAACATGATGGCCATTGTTCACCATTCAGAGGTAATTTTGTATGTCGCTGGCAACAAACGTGCCTTTTTTTGGGGGTCCCCTGATGAGTGATGATCTTGGAGCTCCAAGATCTGCAAGATTTTGGCCCGACACCAGCTATGTATAATTCCTAATTTTTTTAGTACCAGTTTTTCAACCAAGCATCTTTATATAAAAAGGTAATGAAGCTGTTCAagtgtaataataattatttatttatttattttacttgagtGCTGAGTGTTTGGTGCCCAGGTAATAAGGGCTCCAATAGACCAGGACAAGTAAACAATATTTATTCATAGCACACTGCAGAGAGGTTTGACCTCAAGCAGATATAATTTTTAGGTGGTTAAGAATAAAAGTTCATTTTTGGGCTCTTATGTCACACCCCAGGACACAGTTTGACGTGAACCACCCATTTACCTTTTCCCACAGTGGGGGGAAAAACCCAACTCAATTTATTCCCAATGCATGATGTGGTAATAAGTGTGAAGATAAAAAAACGGATCGGAAACTATGGCACCTGGTTTCAGCCTTTGTAAGGGTGGTAACCTTGGCAACAGATTCATCCTCTTCTGATAGAGCTGGCTCTGCAGAGGAAACATTGTTAGTGACAAGGTATTGTGTGAAGCATCTCCATGGATACGACCTAACCAAAATATGCTCGGGAGGCCGAACGACTCTTACTCTGCAGACTGAAGCGTTCGGAGCTTCCCTCTTCAACGGGGCTCACTAACTTCATTCTCAAACTCAACCTCCCGTCCCCCTTCTCCGCCAACTCATTTCCACATTCTTCCAGCACATCGTCTTTGGCTGCTATCACATCGGCACTGACATCGCCGGCAACTTCTGACTTCTCATTAAATGTCTCTagataaatgaaaaacaaacaaaacatctaaAAGTGTCGCTACTTGATATTTATGATTGCATTGTCTGCATGTCTTTCACCGGAACACACCAATGGGAGTACTGTGTCTGAGCGTCCCCTTCAACTGGCTGATTAGGGGAGGAGTTGCTCCAACAGCTGGACCAATCAACTCACCCTCTTTAGGCAGTGTGAAATGGAAGGACATTTCTGcataaaagcattaaaaaaaaacatgaccatacATCAATTTAACAATGTTTAGATGCTAATGACTAATATAAACGTACGGATGTGGACATCATACCTCCCGAGCTATCACTGAAGCTCTTGTTCTTCTGCCCCTCTGGTTCTGGAACCACAGCAGGCTCATGGCCATTAGTGGATATAGATACTTGGTACGTGCTTGAACGGGGACTAGCAGCTTTTAAAAGCTGTGACTGTGTTTTGGGAGGAGCCTGCGAGTCTCCATTTCTCTTTTGAACTGAAACAATGCTCTCGTCCTGGTCTGCGGCCTCCTTGTCAACAGACGACATCATCTCACTTTGAGAGAGGACTAAAGCAATACCTGAAGGAGCCAAAGTACTCTCCTCCTCCATagccacttcttcttcttccgttGCCGCCGccgcgtcctcctcctcctcctcctcctcttcctcctcctcctcctcctcctcatcttcctcctcctccgaaGCAGCAGCTTCTTCAATAACTGCAGGCTCGTCAATTTCACCTTTTCCCGTCTGACTATGAATAGGTCCACTGTTCTTTGACAGAGGTTGTGGCAGATTCTCTCCACTTTCCGCTACATTCACGTCACTCTTTGCAACCTCCATAACAGACATATTGGAGATCACGGACTGTGATTCCAGACTGCAGGGTGCCACATCTGTCGGAGTCTCAAGTATACAGCTGTTGACAATCACATCTGGAGATTCGATTTTGGATTGAGAACAAGACACATCATTAGGAGGGTTTGACTCTTTGATATTAGTCTCACATTCGTTCGCATTCACGTCGGGTACGTTCAAGAAAGGCGTCGGCTGAGTACAAGGTTTGGAACTCGGGGCACTTTGTGATTCCGCGCAGACGCCATTGCACTCGCTCCTCTGATCGGGGTGTGGAAACACAGAGTCAGTAGTATCTACTCCAGGCTGCTCTTCCATTTCTTCTATCTGTGTGTCCTGGGTGTCCTCCATGTTCTCTTGTGACAGCTGCTGAGAAGAATCGTCATTGTCCATGTTCACAGAGAGCTGTAAAGGCATTGTGAAAGCAGGAGATGTTTCCTGGTGAGGAGACTTGAGAGACAAGGGCTCAGACTTGTTATCCGATGGTTGTGGAGTCTCCTGACTCGGTGTTGGGACAAACACATCCTGGAGGGGGTGAATAATGAGATAGTAAAGGACATAAATTGACCAGTACAAAattacaatcacataaaaaaaaataaaaaatttgtcaTCCAACTTCCCAATAAAAACAAGACCAACTATTTCAGTTTTGATGACAGAACTCACCTGTGGTTGATTCTTGTGAATCAACATTCATCCAAAATCTGCTGTGTTAAGATTTTTATTGGTGTACTTTTTTTCAGCACAGGAAAAATACtgcacatttttgtgtgtgcatgacaAGTTGTACAATTCAATAGTTCACAACTGTGAACAAATTCAAGGCCCGTCCAGACCCTCGGACACTAAATAATCCACCACCCACTCACCCTTACCCTTTATACCAGCcaagccaggggtgtcaaactcatgttagctcaggggccgcatggaggtaaatatattatcaagtgggccgcatcgggaaaattGCCGTCATTGttagattttcgtggaccagccctaaattacggaactcaactgtcatcatattgttccgaaaaataacacgaatgtgcaaatggaacgcggcaacactttgacGGTAtatgttccggacgtgttaaatcaacCTTTTTTGCATATagattgttcccagaatgcattgcagtgCACAGTTAATGATGtcataaggatgttaatccttatcatatctatttgtgttaccagtaattgaatttgtgtcatatttaacacatttatgtcggtgtatgattacaatatattaataataattagacaAAATGTAGTTGATCttatgtgtaaaataatgacatccaggacggcgatcccccgtacaagttgttTTGCTCATCTGAGTACTGCTTATCAAATTACAAAtatgtgttttgattgtggccggctgattaattagtccaacattacatggccggattaaaccccccgggccgtatgtttgacaccactgagcCAAGCTGTGCTTACGTACTTTTAAGACAttcgctattttgatttacagtACTTGAGATTTACAGAACTGTGACTATTTTGCTCAGGTATTGTGCTGCTTTAGAATTTATATTTTCCCTTACAAAAGGTTATTGTTACCGTGTTCATTTTCACAAACTAATAAGTGTATCTTATTTATTCATAAGG
Above is a genomic segment from Festucalex cinctus isolate MCC-2025b chromosome 4, RoL_Fcin_1.0, whole genome shotgun sequence containing:
- the tp53bp1 gene encoding TP53-binding protein 1 isoform X1; this encodes MAARKSACCSPRSDPMDPDGSELDSSLPQPENPCLIVEDSQPDSVALEDDPESSYRAVLSRRLSNLQPSACSPVLELISSPIGSRSSQTDSQSESCRSNSQVAGPGILALANHSSECQEECQEESQVLTINPPNKLKSNLPMDSDSTPPCDPSEDGNSDFGFLALSQSQDFVVDEVNNQKGDECDKPGAVSETHSKLEHNINTVTSQDLVYKVGRSEVSVSSRLGQTLNVQVLLHSQCLKDSGEQEERDHDELISSQQDMFDADKTVDNTVSEPEQQVYPTSTPANTLRLLHLSGQETLAQQSLSQSSADYVAPTPDNFPHAPLIVPNSPTGAESQSDDDEPMDTWPSAEEETALKKDVPMETEASSKPEPFTSTPAVSQSSAGFVVEQPLSLPSQPEFSHDVFVPTPSQETPQPSDNKSEPLSLKSPHQETSPAFTMPLQLSVNMDNDDSSQQLSQENMEDTQDTQIEEMEEQPGVDTTDSVFPHPDQRSECNGVCAESQSAPSSKPCTQPTPFLNVPDVNANECETNIKESNPPNDVSCSQSKIESPDVIVNSCILETPTDVAPCSLESQSVISNMSVMEVAKSDVNVAESGENLPQPLSKNSGPIHSQTGKGEIDEPAVIEEAAASEEEEDEEEEEEEEEEEEEEEDAAAATEEEEVAMEEESTLAPSGIALVLSQSEMMSSVDKEAADQDESIVSVQKRNGDSQAPPKTQSQLLKAASPRSSTYQVSISTNGHEPAVVPEPEGQKNKSFSDSSGEMSFHFTLPKEGELIGPAVGATPPLISQLKGTLRHSTPIETFNEKSEVAGDVSADVIAAKDDVLEECGNELAEKGDGRLSLRMKLVSPVEEGSSERFSLQKPALSEEDESVAKVTTLTKAETSPSVFTLVRQVHRQQEAEDEDIHRPGGNNTPVRGELFTSPQRCSQTSSLGCSSLPNSQSEALQVEVLAVPQEAAKVTEAEQLEEIQEPELSGPNQKDISQHTLDNSRAASPADKHAAAQKASSCTTMPCSPAGKGETETPSFRRRSGPSHRRHMRTIQEVRTTITRIITDVYYEDGKEVDRKVTEESEDPVVDCQVLENDISPCRTANSLTSGDFGDISSLSSKASSLQQSSGGASGSTTGLSRPEFIMPASRNAKSASSPKRGGGHKQRGNRGQRAGPVVTKDTGTPDSGALVSNPPRGRAKRGRATRGGGARAQPRLGAQGQPLSSSEDEPYIPTPHVPVTPTDDEVPCHSNSLRSSPEEASSAGGSFVGLRVVAKWSSNGYFYSGRIIKDPWEGRYRLRFDDGYECEVAGKDILLCDPIPLETEVTALVEDEFFSVGVVKGYRTEGQELFYNVERDGEELWYNRTSVILSLEQGNKLREHHSLGPYEPSTPLAKAADISLDNLVEGKRRRRGVPGGSNTPIHGSDSSPRNPGPSTKRRRRTSDSDNSPAKRSRRGAGARAAQRVGMCNTSGSGTDLAGQPCDPAETHGPMPQNASLFMGFAFMLTASSETDRLNNLLSDDPEEGDHVQTGPFNKAYTESQLLAGGGFVLPDFNEEQCKAAYQSLLIVDQHCRTRKYLLCLASGVPCVSHLWVRDCCKDNKLLNYRNYLLPAGLGPDGDIVEWHPRCSPFKDLHFFLVFEKPMELWAQLITMAGASSVRHFHADKDASDVPADKYDVVISDHSCPSLIEKNVTSLQLPLVSPEWLIQSVICGERLDFQGKPQYFHNYSCLTSPSTS
- the tp53bp1 gene encoding TP53-binding protein 1 isoform X6 gives rise to the protein MMFEEELISSPIGSRSSQTDSQSESCRSNSQVAGPGILALANHSSECQEECQEESQVLTINPPNKLKSNLPMDSDSTPPCDPSEDGNSDFGFLALSQSQDFVVDEVNNQKGDECDKPGAVSETHSKLEHNINTVTSQDLVYKVGRSEVSVSSRLGQTLNVQVLLHSQCLKDSGEQEERDHDELISSQQDMFDADKTVDNTVSEPEQQVYPTSTPANTLRLLHLSGQETLAQQSLSQSSADYVAPTPDNFPHAPLIVPNSPTGAESQSDDDEPMDTWPSAEEETALKKDVPMETEASSKPEPFTSTPAVSQSSAGFVVEQPLSLPSQPEFSHDVFVPTPSQETPQPSDNKSEPLSLKSPHQETSPAFTMPLQLSVNMDNDDSSQQLSQENMEDTQDTQIEEMEEQPGVDTTDSVFPHPDQRSECNGVCAESQSAPSSKPCTQPTPFLNVPDVNANECETNIKESNPPNDVSCSQSKIESPDVIVNSCILETPTDVAPCSLESQSVISNMSVMEVAKSDVNVAESGENLPQPLSKNSGPIHSQTGKGEIDEPAVIEEAAASEEEEDEEEEEEEEEEEEEEEDAAAATEEEEVAMEEESTLAPSGIALVLSQSEMMSSVDKEAADQDESIVSVQKRNGDSQAPPKTQSQLLKAASPRSSTYQVSISTNGHEPAVVPEPEGQKNKSFSDSSGEMSFHFTLPKEGELIGPAVGATPPLISQLKGTLRHSTPIETFNEKSEVAGDVSADVIAAKDDVLEECGNELAEKGDGRLSLRMKLVSPVEEGSSERFSLQKPALSEEDESVAKVTTLTKAETSPSVFTLVRQVHRQQEAEDEDIHRPGGNNTPVRGELFTSPQRCSQTSSLGCSSLPNSQSEALQVEVLAVPQEAAKVTEAEQLEEIQEPELSGPNQKDISQHTLDNSRAASPADKHAAAQKASSCTTMPCSPAGKGETETPSFRRRSGPSHRRHMRTIQEVRTTITRIITDVYYEDGKEVDRKVTEESEDPVVDCQVLENDISPCRTANSLTSGDFGDISSLSSKASSLQQSSGGASGSTTGLSRPEFIMPASRNAKSASSPKRGGGHKQRGNRGQRAGPVVTKDTGTPDSGALVSNPPRGRAKRGRATRGGGARAQPRLGAQGQPLSSSEDEPYIPTPHVPVTPTDDEVPCHSNSLRSSPEEASSAGGSFVGLRVVAKWSSNGYFYSGRIIKDPWEGRYRLRFDDGYECEVAGKDILLCDPIPLETEVTALVEDEFFSVGVVKGYRTEGQELFYNVERDGEELWYNRTSVILSLEQGNKLREHHSLGPYEPSTPLAKAADISLDNLVEGKRRRRGVPGGSNTPIHGSDSSPRNPGPSTKRRRRTSDSDNSPAKRSRRGAGARAAQRVGMCNTSGSGTDLAGQPCDPAETHGPMPQNASLFMGFAFMLTASSETDRLNNLLSDDPEEGDHVQTGPFNKAYTESQLLAGGGFVLPDFNEEQCKAAYQSLLIVDQHCRTRKYLLCLASGVPCVSHLWVRDCCKDNKLLNYRNYLLPAGLGPDGDIVEWHPRCSPFKDLHFFLVFEKPMELWAQLITMAGASSVRHFHADKDASDVPADKYDVVISDHSCPSLIEKNVTSLQLPLVSPEWLIQSVICGERLDFQGKPQYFHNYSCLTSPSTS